A window of the Parabacteroides merdae ATCC 43184 genome harbors these coding sequences:
- a CDS encoding glycosyltransferase family 4 protein, producing the protein MNILELTGMKSTKYGGVESYFAELVKICRVDKFIFVYESMPISENYVNDINKCGGVILCKQSISTFQYFKFVIGVIKREKIDIVHFHFGSYLIAPFLRILFPRIRIISTRHSEIFVSNKLKKLYLKFCFFPFERFLCVSCGVKKEMIEGVGFSSKSEVLYLGVRKKKIVNPNLKKTLDIPKGVVVLTTIGFNIRIKGFDILVKSIQSLMDSNRLKNDIIVLVIGISENSEDSNSLRQLIAEAGLNRKIMSLGIRNDINDILNISDIYLQPSRTEGLSLSIMEALNYSLPVIGTRVGGIPEIVHEGENGYLFEKENVEELADRIEILVNNREVREMMGRKSKVISSRFTLADGVEKLASIYHQTN; encoded by the coding sequence ATGAATATTTTAGAACTGACAGGTATGAAATCGACTAAATACGGCGGAGTAGAATCCTACTTCGCTGAATTGGTCAAGATATGCCGTGTTGATAAATTTATTTTTGTATACGAGTCGATGCCAATCAGTGAAAACTATGTAAATGACATCAATAAGTGTGGGGGGGTAATACTTTGTAAACAAAGCATTTCCACATTTCAATATTTCAAATTTGTGATAGGTGTCATCAAACGTGAGAAAATAGACATTGTTCATTTTCATTTTGGAAGTTATCTTATTGCACCATTCTTGCGAATTCTGTTTCCCCGGATTCGGATTATTTCAACCCGTCATAGTGAAATCTTTGTTTCCAACAAACTTAAAAAATTATATCTGAAGTTCTGTTTTTTTCCTTTTGAAAGATTCCTTTGTGTCAGTTGTGGCGTAAAGAAAGAAATGATTGAAGGCGTAGGTTTTTCTTCAAAGAGTGAAGTCCTATACTTGGGAGTCCGGAAAAAAAAGATTGTCAACCCAAATCTGAAAAAAACATTGGACATACCAAAGGGGGTAGTCGTGTTGACTACAATCGGATTCAATATTCGTATCAAGGGATTCGATATACTTGTCAAAAGTATTCAGAGTCTGATGGACTCCAACAGACTTAAAAACGATATAATAGTGCTTGTCATCGGAATTAGCGAAAATTCTGAAGACAGTAATAGCTTGAGGCAATTGATTGCCGAGGCCGGATTGAATAGAAAGATTATGTCTTTGGGAATACGAAATGACATTAATGATATTTTGAATATTTCTGATATTTACTTGCAGCCTTCCCGTACAGAAGGACTTTCTCTTAGTATTATGGAGGCCCTAAACTATTCGTTGCCTGTTATTGGTACACGAGTTGGGGGCATTCCTGAAATCGTACATGAGGGAGAAAACGGATATCTTTTTGAAAAAGAGAATGTTGAAGAGCTTGCTGACAGGATTGAGATACTTGTCAATAATCGTGAAGTCCGAGAAATGATGGGTAGAAAATCAAAAGTAATATCCAGTCGGTTCACGCTTGCAGACGGTGTGGAAAAGTTAGCTTCTATATACCATCAGACCAATTGA